The following are from one region of the Verrucomicrobiales bacterium genome:
- a CDS encoding ABC transporter permease, which translates to MKLALRQLLKNPGFTAVAVLTLALGIGANLSIYAVVDAILVRPLPFPDSERLVTIYNTYPKAGVTKGEASVANFYERRGEIAAISHWGLMKESTAIVGEAGSSEQETTMRVSPGFFATLGVNLILGREFGEEEMNYQSDRVAILTDSYWRERLQGHMGVVGRTIRMDGSARTIVGVLPPHYRFLSSKARIITPLSSAPLDRTAAQRHSNLDYVLIGRLKPGVSLAQAQAQIDAHDDAHMVESPDAKLVADAGFRTVVADLHSDHVASIGQTLWLLQSGALFLLLIGVVNLVNLLLVRASGRTRELSIRQTLGANRNHVVRQVVAETVLLTLIGGIAGLVLGAAGIQLLSQLGVEQLPLGAEVSFDARLALVPILGSVVLGIGIALPIAWFNLRCDLARVLRSESRGGTASPAAQHLRQSFVVAQVALAMILLTGAGLFTLSLKRVTEVSPGFRAENVLAGRIRLPFKGYPSIQARSSFAQRLVEETGRVPGVASVGVIDCVPFSGEGESTSAIFVEGHVLRSGESFRTHLTYGVSGDYFPATAIPLIEGRFLDSSDSQRDALICVVDKEFAERYWPNGTALGRRLFQSATKGPDTQAYTIVGVVGTVKASALTDTRALGAVYFPYPYRDASKIFVVARTLQRPESFGNTLRAVVREIDPELPVYDLRAMEARIDGSLVAQRSSALLAGIFAAVAALLGGIGVYGVLSFAVAQRRREIGVRMALGALPQAIARHFLSQGLRLLLIGSVLGLLGSWFAGRLMQGILFNVPGMPWSIAAIALCVITFVTLVACWLPARRAARVDPMEALRDG; encoded by the coding sequence ATGAAACTCGCCCTCCGCCAACTGCTGAAGAACCCTGGCTTCACCGCCGTGGCGGTGCTCACGCTCGCGCTCGGCATTGGTGCTAATCTCAGCATCTATGCCGTGGTGGATGCCATCCTCGTGCGTCCACTTCCTTTTCCTGACTCGGAACGCCTGGTCACGATCTACAACACGTATCCCAAGGCGGGGGTGACGAAGGGAGAAGCCTCCGTTGCCAACTTCTATGAGCGCAGGGGGGAGATCGCAGCCATTTCACATTGGGGGCTGATGAAGGAAAGTACGGCAATCGTTGGGGAAGCGGGATCTTCCGAGCAGGAGACGACGATGCGCGTCTCGCCCGGGTTCTTCGCAACCTTGGGGGTAAATCTGATTCTTGGGCGTGAATTTGGCGAAGAGGAAATGAACTACCAATCCGATCGGGTGGCAATTCTCACCGACTCCTACTGGCGCGAGCGCCTTCAAGGGCATATGGGAGTGGTCGGGCGGACGATTCGAATGGATGGATCCGCCAGGACAATCGTGGGCGTGTTGCCGCCGCACTATCGGTTTCTTTCCTCCAAAGCCCGAATCATCACCCCGCTGTCCTCCGCGCCGTTGGATCGGACAGCCGCCCAACGTCACTCGAACCTCGACTACGTTCTGATCGGGAGGCTGAAGCCGGGCGTGAGCCTGGCTCAGGCGCAGGCCCAGATCGACGCGCACGATGATGCGCACATGGTGGAGTCGCCTGATGCCAAGCTGGTCGCGGATGCGGGCTTCCGCACGGTGGTGGCCGACTTGCATAGCGATCACGTGGCTTCGATTGGGCAGACACTCTGGCTGTTGCAGAGCGGAGCGCTCTTTCTCTTGCTAATCGGCGTGGTGAATCTCGTCAACCTGCTGCTCGTTCGCGCGAGCGGACGAACCCGTGAACTGAGCATCCGACAGACCCTGGGAGCGAATCGCAACCATGTCGTGCGGCAGGTGGTGGCGGAGACCGTGTTGTTGACTCTGATCGGCGGCATCGCCGGTCTGGTGTTGGGTGCCGCGGGAATCCAGCTGCTGAGCCAGCTCGGTGTTGAACAGTTGCCCCTGGGCGCGGAGGTTTCGTTCGACGCCCGGTTGGCCTTGGTGCCGATTTTGGGTTCCGTGGTGCTGGGCATCGGCATCGCCCTGCCGATTGCCTGGTTTAACCTGCGTTGTGACTTGGCCCGAGTCCTACGGAGCGAATCCCGTGGCGGCACGGCTTCGCCTGCGGCGCAGCATCTGCGCCAGAGCTTTGTCGTCGCGCAAGTCGCTCTGGCGATGATCCTACTCACGGGGGCCGGGCTTTTCACCTTGAGCCTTAAGCGGGTCACGGAAGTCTCGCCAGGTTTCAGGGCGGAGAATGTGCTTGCGGGACGCATCCGGCTCCCGTTCAAGGGATACCCCAGCATCCAGGCGCGGTCGAGTTTCGCGCAGCGCCTCGTCGAGGAAACGGGTCGGGTGCCCGGGGTCGCCTCCGTGGGAGTGATCGACTGCGTGCCTTTTTCCGGGGAGGGTGAAAGCACGAGCGCGATTTTTGTAGAAGGCCACGTCTTGCGCTCCGGTGAATCGTTTCGTACCCATCTCACCTATGGAGTCAGTGGCGACTATTTTCCCGCTACGGCCATTCCTTTGATCGAAGGGCGCTTCCTGGATTCATCCGACTCCCAACGCGACGCGCTGATTTGCGTCGTCGATAAAGAATTCGCCGAACGCTATTGGCCAAACGGCACCGCTCTCGGACGGCGCCTCTTCCAAAGCGCCACGAAAGGCCCCGACACTCAGGCATACACGATTGTCGGTGTCGTAGGTACGGTCAAGGCCAGTGCACTGACTGATACTCGTGCGCTGGGCGCGGTGTATTTTCCTTATCCCTACCGGGATGCCTCCAAGATATTCGTGGTCGCACGCACCCTTCAACGCCCGGAATCCTTCGGGAATACGCTGCGCGCCGTCGTTCGTGAGATAGATCCCGAACTGCCCGTCTATGATCTGCGGGCGATGGAAGCCCGCATTGATGGCAGCCTGGTTGCCCAGAGGTCGTCCGCGTTGTTGGCTGGAATCTTTGCTGCGGTAGCGGCGCTGCTCGGGGGCATCGGCGTTTATGGCGTTCTGAGCTTTGCCGTGGCGCAACGTCGGCGCGAGATCGGCGTGCGCATGGCACTGGGGGCGCTGCCGCAGGCCATTGCCCGCCACTTTCTCTCTCAGGGACTGCGCCTGCTACTCATCGGGTCAGTATTGGGACTACTGGGCAGTTGGTTCGCCGGGAGGTTGATGCAGGGCATTCTCTTCAACGTGCCTGGGATGCCCTGGTCCATCGCGGCAATCGCCCTCTGCGTGATCACCTTCGTCACACTCGTGGCCTGTTGGCTGCCCGCCCGCCGCGCCGCGCGGGTGGATCCGATGGAGGCGCTTAGAGACGGTTAA
- a CDS encoding ABC transporter permease has protein sequence MKFALRQLLKSPGFTAVAVLTLALGIGATTTVFSLIYGVLLTPPPYSQPDRLALISAVRTDGQRYSRGWPAAQWVEWQKESKTFETIAAYGWIFNFLVLPDGSESIEGMRVTTDYFKALGVHPALGRAFNEADAKAEASSTVIIGYDLWQRRFNGDTNVIGQTVQISRQRGRHTIVGVMPPGVRFLPSPNVAQEPNYNVDAKVDYWLPAGLSPNNLKNQFAYLVGRLRPGVTMAEAQAEIVGLAARQAQADRAFEGISARVLSLESQRNLEGRRLLLPVAGAVALVFLIACGNAAGLLLARGLKRQHEYAIRTALGAGTLQLCRPVLLESLLLAMCGGVVGVALSVGCVDLLKSVGGAGIPRLDDVRIGWPLVAFCLGASVLAGLAAGVLPALRSLHRDPANELKAGNRTASLGCTERRLLGRVVTAQIALTLALLVGAGLLIRTVQSLAEVRPGYDTQNILTMSVTTVGTNYLNFHTAALERVAELPGVQAAAFGWGVPLTGNKWEVTLEIEGRPNPDGPGNRLSFPTRSVTPDYFSALGLKLMEGRIFRSGDNEQAPRVAMLNAAAVDRYFPGESALGRRLKLRGQTNLIEIVGVLANTRTDALTDVAEPELYLPFWQSSAFSKHLVVRTQGDPNLMATTVGRELRAIDPTVSVENIKTLERIRADSVASRTFAMNVLVVFALVACLLAVIGIYGVLSLAVGSRQTEIAIRMAVGAQRNDVLRMMLGDGMRLALVGVGIGLVVALLLATALKTYLFSVSPADPFTLSAMVIVVLAITLATCWIPARRAARVDPMEALRDS, from the coding sequence ATGAAATTCGCACTCCGCCAACTGCTGAAGAGCCCCGGCTTCACCGCCGTGGCGGTGCTCACGCTCGCGCTCGGCATCGGGGCGACGACGACCGTGTTCAGCCTGATCTATGGAGTGCTGCTGACTCCGCCACCGTACTCGCAGCCCGACCGGCTGGCGTTGATCAGCGCCGTGCGCACGGATGGGCAGCGTTACTCGCGCGGCTGGCCCGCTGCGCAATGGGTGGAATGGCAGAAGGAATCGAAAACCTTCGAAACCATCGCGGCCTACGGTTGGATCTTCAACTTCCTGGTTCTGCCCGATGGCAGCGAGTCGATCGAGGGGATGCGGGTGACTACCGATTACTTCAAGGCATTGGGGGTTCATCCCGCGCTGGGCCGGGCGTTTAATGAGGCGGATGCGAAAGCCGAGGCTTCCTCCACGGTCATCATCGGCTACGACCTGTGGCAGCGGCGGTTTAACGGCGACACCAACGTCATCGGGCAAACGGTGCAGATCAGTCGCCAGCGCGGACGGCACACTATCGTGGGCGTGATGCCGCCGGGCGTTCGTTTCCTGCCCTCGCCAAACGTGGCGCAGGAGCCCAACTACAATGTGGACGCCAAGGTGGACTACTGGCTGCCCGCCGGGCTGTCGCCCAACAACCTGAAGAACCAATTCGCGTATCTGGTCGGTCGGCTCCGTCCGGGAGTGACTATGGCCGAGGCTCAGGCCGAGATCGTCGGGTTGGCGGCGCGGCAGGCCCAAGCGGATCGAGCCTTCGAAGGCATCTCTGCCCGGGTGCTCTCCTTGGAGTCTCAAAGAAATCTCGAAGGACGCCGATTGCTGCTGCCGGTGGCCGGGGCGGTGGCGCTGGTGTTCCTGATCGCTTGTGGCAATGCTGCGGGCCTCCTCCTCGCGCGGGGGCTCAAGCGGCAACATGAATACGCGATCCGGACAGCGCTGGGCGCAGGCACATTGCAATTATGCCGGCCCGTGCTGTTGGAGAGCCTGCTCCTGGCCATGTGCGGCGGAGTGGTGGGCGTGGCACTCTCCGTGGGGTGTGTGGATTTGCTCAAGTCGGTCGGTGGTGCGGGCATCCCCCGCCTGGACGACGTGCGGATTGGCTGGCCATTGGTCGCCTTCTGCTTGGGTGCGTCGGTTCTGGCAGGACTGGCCGCCGGAGTGCTGCCAGCCTTGCGCTCATTGCACCGTGACCCGGCCAACGAACTCAAGGCGGGTAACCGCACGGCGAGCTTAGGCTGCACCGAACGCCGTTTGCTGGGCCGCGTCGTGACGGCACAAATCGCGTTGACCCTGGCCTTGCTCGTCGGGGCAGGCCTATTGATCCGCACCGTCCAATCGCTTGCCGAGGTCCGTCCGGGCTACGACACGCAGAACATCCTCACGATGAGTGTGACTACGGTGGGGACAAACTATCTCAACTTCCACACAGCCGCGCTCGAACGGGTGGCGGAGTTGCCGGGCGTGCAGGCCGCAGCCTTTGGCTGGGGCGTACCGCTGACGGGCAACAAATGGGAGGTGACGCTGGAGATCGAAGGTCGGCCCAACCCGGATGGGCCGGGCAACAGGCTGAGCTTCCCCACGCGCTCCGTCACGCCGGATTACTTTTCGGCGCTGGGCCTGAAGCTGATGGAAGGACGCATTTTCCGCTCCGGCGATAACGAGCAGGCGCCGCGTGTGGCGATGCTGAACGCGGCCGCGGTCGATCGGTATTTCCCCGGTGAAAGCGCCTTGGGCCGAAGGCTAAAGCTTCGCGGCCAGACCAACCTCATCGAGATTGTCGGCGTCCTGGCCAATACGCGCACCGACGCGCTGACCGACGTAGCCGAACCCGAACTCTACCTCCCCTTCTGGCAGTCGAGTGCTTTCTCCAAGCATCTTGTGGTGCGGACACAAGGGGACCCGAACCTGATGGCGACCACGGTGGGGCGCGAGCTCCGCGCGATCGATCCCACCGTGTCGGTGGAAAATATCAAGACCCTGGAGCGAATTCGCGCTGACTCCGTCGCGTCGCGGACCTTCGCCATGAATGTGCTGGTTGTCTTCGCGTTGGTGGCGTGCCTGCTGGCCGTGATCGGCATCTACGGAGTGCTCTCGCTGGCGGTCGGATCGCGACAGACGGAGATTGCTATCCGCATGGCGGTCGGGGCTCAGCGCAACGACGTGCTTCGTATGATGCTAGGCGACGGTATGCGATTGGCTTTGGTCGGGGTTGGCATTGGGCTCGTGGTCGCCCTGCTGCTCGCGACGGCGCTGAAGACCTACCTGTTCTCAGTCAGTCCGGCTGATCCCTTCACGCTGTCTGCCATGGTGATCGTTGTCCTGGCGATCACGCTGGCGACCTGCTGGATCCCCGCCCGCCGCGCAGCACGTGTGGATCCGATGGAGGCGTTGAGAGACAGTTAA
- a CDS encoding ABC transporter permease — protein MKLALRQLLKNPGFTAVAILTLALGIGANTALFSVINALLIRSLPYPEPERLVAVCESNARLGWDRYVTSLGAYADWRSGNSVFQELAGAMVLGPTPIASSDGSDMVHVASVSANFFPLLGLQPLLGRQFRPEDESPGSGDVVLLSENLWRARFAADPSIVNQSVLLGDRAFIVVGVMPATLRLFDPAGIQGWDSGFARSDLWRPLPVKSGLAKQRSYRAFLVLGRLKANVDVAQAQAEMTILAKDQALLYPKSNEGWGVSVEPFNNLVVGQVRWPLLLLFGAVGLVLLTATANLANLALARAVSRQKEVAIRMALGASPFRIARQFMGENLLLACLGGIGGLVLAQWTLGILIGFVPASVPRIGEISLDGRVLGFTLLVSLAVGSLLGLAPILTLRRRNLNRGLNSEGRGSTGGIPGRRLRTTLVVAQVALVTILLSGAGLLLRSFQRLSEVHPGFRPEQLIAADVSFNGRNYMDGLVRIAAAEALLNRLTDLSPNETFAAVDGLPLDSGRANMDIALTGFEGRSPVEKDAKRVAGLRLVSPTYFTTMGMAMSQGRMFEKRDNTNAPAVAIINQTLARRFFPGVDPIGKLISSPDFGSEPCEVVGIIQDIKHAGLDAPAQPEVYRPLFQQCFSGITIVGQGLSASGRIVDRIREAMVAVDRNCPVYHVRSLHRLVADSLASRRFALWLAQLFAGLSLLLASVGIYGVLSCVVEERTREFGIRLAVGAQRTDIVGMVFRDGFRSVLVGGGLGLVGAYGLTRVLRSVLYEVSPTDPLTFGLSCLLVVCAALAAGWMPARRAARVDPMEALRDS, from the coding sequence ATGAAACTCGCCCTCCGCCAACTGTTGAAGAACCCTGGCTTCACCGCCGTGGCCATCCTAACCCTGGCGCTGGGAATCGGGGCGAACACGGCGCTATTCAGTGTCATCAATGCTCTCCTCATACGATCACTGCCTTATCCAGAACCGGAGCGGCTGGTGGCGGTTTGTGAAAGCAATGCCCGACTGGGTTGGGACCGGTATGTCACTTCGCTTGGAGCCTATGCCGATTGGCGTAGCGGGAACTCGGTGTTTCAGGAGTTGGCCGGAGCGATGGTATTAGGGCCCACGCCCATAGCCAGCTCGGATGGGAGTGACATGGTTCATGTGGCATCTGTTTCGGCAAATTTCTTCCCCCTGCTGGGGCTACAACCTTTGCTGGGTCGTCAATTCCGGCCCGAAGATGAGAGCCCCGGCTCTGGCGACGTCGTGCTCCTGAGCGAAAACTTGTGGCGCGCTCGTTTTGCGGCCGATCCCTCCATCGTGAATCAATCCGTTTTGTTGGGAGATCGCGCTTTTATCGTCGTGGGAGTGATGCCTGCCACGCTGAGACTGTTCGACCCTGCGGGAATTCAGGGCTGGGACAGTGGCTTCGCCAGGAGCGATCTTTGGCGACCGTTGCCCGTGAAGTCCGGGTTGGCGAAACAGAGAAGTTACCGGGCGTTTCTGGTGCTGGGCCGTCTGAAGGCCAATGTGGACGTCGCGCAGGCCCAGGCCGAGATGACGATCCTGGCAAAAGACCAAGCCTTGCTGTATCCGAAATCCAACGAGGGATGGGGTGTTTCAGTGGAACCGTTCAACAACCTTGTCGTGGGGCAGGTAAGGTGGCCCCTGTTACTGCTCTTCGGAGCCGTGGGACTCGTCCTGCTCACCGCGACGGCCAACCTCGCCAACCTGGCTCTTGCGCGCGCTGTTTCCCGACAGAAGGAAGTGGCCATCAGGATGGCTCTGGGAGCCAGCCCGTTTCGGATCGCACGCCAATTTATGGGCGAGAACCTCTTGCTCGCCTGCCTGGGCGGGATTGGAGGGCTGGTCCTTGCTCAGTGGACCCTGGGTATTCTGATCGGGTTCGTCCCGGCAAGCGTGCCACGCATCGGCGAAATCTCTTTGGATGGGCGGGTGCTTGGCTTCACCCTCTTGGTTTCTCTGGCTGTCGGCAGCCTGCTTGGCCTGGCACCCATTCTTACGCTTCGGCGCCGGAATCTGAACCGGGGTCTGAATTCGGAGGGACGCGGCTCGACCGGGGGGATTCCAGGGCGCCGATTACGCACAACCCTTGTCGTGGCTCAGGTTGCCCTTGTCACCATCTTGTTATCCGGAGCCGGTCTGCTCCTGCGCAGTTTCCAACGATTGAGCGAAGTGCATCCAGGATTCAGGCCAGAACAATTGATCGCTGCTGACGTTTCGTTCAACGGCCGGAACTATATGGATGGCCTAGTTCGGATTGCGGCGGCGGAGGCCCTTCTGAACAGATTGACCGATCTGTCCCCGAACGAAACGTTTGCCGCGGTGGACGGGCTGCCGTTGGACAGTGGACGCGCCAATATGGATATCGCGTTGACCGGCTTCGAAGGGCGATCACCGGTTGAGAAGGATGCAAAGCGGGTTGCGGGGTTACGCCTTGTCAGTCCGACCTACTTTACAACCATGGGAATGGCAATGTCGCAGGGACGCATGTTCGAAAAGCGTGACAATACGAACGCTCCCGCCGTGGCTATAATCAATCAAACCCTGGCGCGAAGATTCTTTCCCGGTGTTGATCCGATCGGAAAGCTGATCTCCAGTCCTGACTTCGGGTCCGAACCTTGTGAAGTCGTCGGAATCATCCAGGACATCAAACACGCAGGATTGGACGCTCCCGCACAACCCGAGGTTTACCGTCCTCTGTTCCAGCAGTGTTTCTCGGGAATCACCATCGTTGGTCAAGGCCTAAGCGCGTCGGGCCGGATCGTGGATCGGATACGGGAGGCGATGGTAGCGGTGGACCGCAACTGCCCGGTGTATCATGTCCGCTCGCTCCATCGGCTCGTTGCGGATTCATTGGCCTCCCGGCGCTTCGCTCTGTGGCTGGCGCAGCTCTTCGCAGGTCTTTCGCTATTGTTGGCATCCGTTGGCATCTACGGGGTGCTCTCGTGTGTTGTTGAAGAGCGCACGCGGGAGTTCGGAATTCGACTCGCTGTCGGTGCTCAGCGGACTGACATTGTGGGCATGGTGTTCAGGGACGGATTTCGATCTGTTCTAGTTGGGGGAGGGTTGGGCTTGGTCGGGGCTTACGGTCTAACCCGGGTCCTGCGTAGCGTGTTGTACGAAGTAAGCCCCACCGACCCTCTTACCTTCGGCCTCAGCTGTCTGCTCGTGGTTTGCGCGGCCTTGGCCGCCGGATGGATGCCTGCACGTCGTGCCGCGCGGGTGGACCCGATGGAAGCGTTGAGAGACAGTTAA
- a CDS encoding ABC transporter permease, producing the protein MKFALRQLLKNPGFTAVAVLTLALGIGANTAIFSVVNAVLLRPLPYSEPDQLVQLRASWSGKPSTDVGSAMVLAIKDQSRSLTRIAAYSGGEMTLTGTGSAEQLVAGAVTADFFPLLGVQPALGRNFTAEEDTPNGPKAVILGHGLWRSRFGGDASLLGRTVTLNEQSYTVVGILPSHFQYPEPFQLWVPMALSDTGGTFVKHGEGMMLLRSIARLKPGVTLMQAETELQTIAQRVQPAQSRETKPVGGRPVSGLTLVGLHEQVVGDVKGGLLVLLGAVALVLLIACANVANLLLARAAGRQREMAVRAALGAGKMRIARQLLAESMLLSLGGGGLGLLVAFGGVRALGQWSGASLPSMHAIGIDAGVLAFTLGVSVITGLVFGLAPVLQAWRTDVNIALKEEGRGDTGGQRNRLRHLFVVSELALALILLIGAGLLMKSFSRLTDVNPGFRTDDVLTFQVALTEEKLPAQRVAFVQQVLERLRALPGVQAAAATDSLPLTPFSRITLPEIEGRPPIDVVKLKRGELKVRPISRPTVTSDYFSAMGIPLKSGRTFTSQDARPSAGVVIINESFERHHFPGESAIGKRIRLLGSRTGPQWQTVVGVVSDVRQSGLAGDVRMEVYTPVLDEIESSLSFALRTAGDPTQLLSAVRGVLAAVEPNQPLHNLMTMEQRLANTTTSRRMNMALLGSFAAVALLLAVVGIYGVMSYSVTQRRREIGVRMALGAQKGEVLGLILRGGLQLALIGVAIGLVGAFALTRYLSSLLFGIKPTDPVTFVSVAVALTGVALLACWLPARRAARVDPMEALRDS; encoded by the coding sequence ATGAAATTCGCCCTCCGCCAACTTTTGAAGAACCCCGGCTTCACCGCCGTGGCGGTGCTCACGCTTGCGTTGGGGATCGGCGCCAACACCGCCATCTTCAGCGTGGTCAATGCCGTGCTGCTCAGGCCGTTGCCCTATTCCGAACCCGATCAGTTGGTGCAGTTGCGCGCGAGTTGGTCGGGGAAACCCAGCACCGACGTTGGCAGCGCCATGGTTCTCGCCATCAAGGACCAGAGCCGATCGCTGACACGCATCGCCGCCTACAGCGGTGGCGAGATGACGCTCACCGGGACTGGATCGGCGGAGCAGTTGGTGGCGGGCGCAGTAACGGCGGACTTCTTTCCGTTGCTCGGCGTTCAGCCAGCGCTGGGACGCAACTTCACCGCGGAGGAGGACACTCCAAATGGGCCAAAGGCGGTCATTCTGGGACACGGACTCTGGCGGAGCCGATTCGGCGGCGACGCAAGCCTGTTGGGCCGGACCGTGACGTTGAATGAGCAGAGCTACACCGTGGTCGGCATTCTTCCATCGCACTTTCAATACCCCGAACCATTTCAACTCTGGGTGCCGATGGCGCTCAGTGACACAGGGGGCACATTCGTGAAACACGGTGAAGGCATGATGCTGCTGAGATCCATTGCGAGGTTGAAGCCCGGTGTGACTCTGATGCAGGCCGAAACGGAATTGCAGACGATTGCCCAGCGGGTTCAGCCGGCCCAATCCCGCGAGACGAAACCCGTCGGCGGGCGGCCCGTCAGCGGCCTGACTTTGGTCGGCCTGCACGAGCAGGTCGTCGGGGACGTCAAGGGGGGGTTGCTGGTGTTGCTGGGCGCGGTAGCCCTCGTTCTGCTCATTGCTTGCGCCAATGTCGCCAACCTGTTGCTCGCGCGTGCCGCCGGGAGGCAGCGAGAGATGGCCGTGCGGGCCGCCCTCGGGGCCGGAAAGATGCGGATTGCCCGCCAACTGCTGGCCGAAAGCATGCTGCTCTCTCTGGGCGGCGGCGGTTTGGGTTTGCTGGTAGCGTTCGGGGGCGTCCGGGCGCTCGGACAATGGAGCGGTGCAAGTTTACCATCGATGCACGCGATTGGCATCGATGCCGGGGTGTTGGCGTTTACGCTGGGAGTCTCGGTGATCACCGGGTTGGTGTTCGGGCTTGCGCCGGTGCTTCAAGCATGGCGGACCGATGTCAACATCGCGCTCAAGGAGGAGGGCCGAGGCGACACGGGCGGCCAACGCAATCGGCTCCGGCATCTCTTTGTGGTGTCAGAATTGGCGCTGGCTTTGATACTGCTCATCGGCGCCGGACTGTTGATGAAAAGCTTTTCGCGGCTCACGGACGTTAACCCCGGATTTCGGACCGATGACGTGCTGACGTTTCAGGTGGCTTTGACGGAGGAAAAGCTACCGGCCCAGCGGGTTGCCTTCGTTCAACAAGTCCTCGAGCGACTGAGAGCTTTACCCGGTGTGCAAGCCGCCGCCGCGACGGATTCCCTCCCGCTCACTCCCTTTTCGCGCATTACACTGCCTGAGATCGAGGGTCGCCCCCCGATCGATGTGGTCAAACTGAAACGGGGCGAGCTGAAGGTGAGGCCTATATCACGGCCGACGGTCACATCCGACTACTTCAGCGCGATGGGTATTCCGTTGAAGAGTGGACGCACGTTCACCTCGCAGGACGCGCGGCCGTCGGCGGGGGTGGTCATCATCAACGAGTCGTTTGAGAGACATCACTTTCCTGGCGAGAGCGCGATCGGCAAACGCATACGACTCCTCGGGTCAAGAACGGGCCCGCAATGGCAAACCGTGGTGGGGGTGGTGAGCGATGTCCGGCAGAGCGGATTGGCGGGCGACGTGAGGATGGAAGTGTACACCCCGGTCCTGGACGAAATCGAAAGCTCCTTGAGCTTCGCCCTTCGCACCGCAGGCGACCCGACCCAACTCCTCTCGGCGGTGCGCGGAGTCCTGGCGGCAGTGGAACCGAACCAACCGCTCCACAACCTGATGACGATGGAGCAACGGCTGGCGAATACCACGACCTCTCGTCGAATGAACATGGCCTTGTTGGGGAGCTTTGCGGCAGTGGCGTTGCTGCTTGCCGTCGTGGGCATCTACGGCGTCATGTCGTACTCGGTAACACAGCGGCGGCGCGAAATCGGTGTGCGGATGGCCCTGGGTGCTCAAAAAGGAGAGGTGTTGGGCCTCATTCTGCGCGGCGGTCTGCAGTTGGCCCTCATCGGGGTGGCCATCGGCCTGGTCGGGGCCTTTGCGCTCACCCGCTATCTGTCGAGCCTGCTCTTCGGGATTAAGCCCACCGATCCCGTCACTTTTGTGAGCGTAGCCGTGGCACTGACGGGAGTGGCCCTGCTGGCCTGCTGGCTGCCTGCCCGCCGCGCCGCGCGGGTGGATCCGATGGAGGCGTTGAGAGACAGTTAA